A stretch of Podospora bellae-mahoneyi strain CBS 112042 chromosome 5, whole genome shotgun sequence DNA encodes these proteins:
- a CDS encoding hypothetical protein (EggNog:ENOG503P10J; COG:S) yields the protein MRLLPLFLRRQSHNLHHLHHHHDKTHIPEPNPLFKMAQLPPLPEVTPLAPSITRILAGNPSKFTLQGTNTYLVGTGPNRILIDTGEGKPTWITALKSCLSSSSGATISKCIITHWHQDHVGGIPDLLSAFPSIKIYKHRPDYHNPTNIPFLDISDGQEFEVEEGGGGARLKAVHTPGHTEDHMVLQYFPPSSSQQEQPGLFTGDNVLGHGTAVFEDLSAYLTSLAKMKSLVDGKAYPGHGPVIDQGREKIEEYIRHRQQREDQVVQQLRVYPDVAVAGGQEGSEEGWTLMGLVRVIYKDVPEALHVPAAGGLVQILKKLEREGRVRVLEERGGGEEDRWVLVGRQGVTGSGRGSAL from the coding sequence atgcgcctcctccccctatTCCTCCGCCGTCAATCTCacaaccttcaccaccttcaccaccatcacgacaAAACCCACATCCCCGAACCAAATCCCCTCTTCAAAATGGCACAactaccccccctcccagaagTAACCCCCCTAGCCCCCTCCATAACCCGCATCCTAGCCGGCAACCCCTCCAAATTCACCCTCCAAGGCACCAACACCTACCTCGTCGGCACCGGCCCAAACAGAATCCTAATCGACACCGGCGAGGGAAAACCAACCTGGATCACCGCCCTCAAATCCtgtctctcctcctcctcaggcgCCACAATATCAAAATGCATCATCACCCACTGGCACCAGGACCACGTAGGCGGCATTCCcgacctcctctccgccttcCCCAGCATCAAAATCTACAAGCACAGGCCAGACTACCACAACCCGACCAACATACCCTTTTTGGACATTTCCGACGGGCAAGAGTttgaagtggaggagggaggaggaggggcgagGTTAAAAGCGGTTCACACCCCAGGCCATACAGAAGATCACATGGTGCTACAATactttcccccctcttcatctcagCAAGAACAGCCCGGTCTTTTTACCGGGGATAATGTCCTCGGCCACGGGACCGCTGTGTTTGAAGACCTTTCTGCTTATCTCACCTCTCTGGCAAAAATGAAGAGTTTGGTTGATGGGAAGGCTTACCCGGGTCATGGGCCGGTTATTGACCAGGGCAGGGAAAAGATTGAGGAATATATCCGGCACAGGCAGCAGAGAGAGGATCAGGTGGTCCAGCAACTGAGAGTCTACCCTGATGTCGCTGTTGCGGGGGGGCAGGAGGGgagtgaggaggggtggacattgatggggttggtgagggtgattTATAAGGATGTTCCTGAGGCACTTCACGTACCGGCTGCTGGGGGATTGGTGCAGATTTTGAAGAAGCTtgagcgggaggggagggtgagggtgttggaagagaggggtggtggtgaggaggataggtgggtgttggtgggacGGCAGGGGGTAACGGGCTCGGGCCGGGGATCTGCGCTGTGA